The following are from one region of the Hydrogenophaga sp. BPS33 genome:
- a CDS encoding phosphoglycerate mutase, which translates to MPAPSPASEPSSHLLVPFASASDPGARAALPQLHLPQLTALLAEWNLVYTDTGDDHTLSPPHERALAQASGVVRGDGCPFDDGQIPWAAAESTRPTEPQAWFTPCHFQVGMEQVTLLPGEQLDLSEAHSRALFEALAPYCAEDGITLTFVSPTRWHAQGEPLRGLACASLDRVAGRSVEAWMAESTANPAGAQLLKRLQSEAQMLFYTHPVHDAREAARLLPVNGFWVSGAGAFLKAPALPAAPTVSDALRRPALQADWAAWSLAWTTLDQHDIAAWRARAKRGEPLTLTLCGERTAQRWTNTHAGSALARLGRRISHLLGTPPAWKTLETL; encoded by the coding sequence ATGCCCGCCCCTTCCCCGGCTTCCGAGCCTTCTTCGCACCTGCTGGTTCCCTTTGCCAGCGCCAGCGACCCCGGCGCACGCGCGGCACTGCCCCAGTTGCACCTGCCCCAGCTGACCGCGCTGCTGGCGGAATGGAACCTCGTGTACACCGACACTGGCGACGACCACACGCTGAGCCCACCCCATGAGCGCGCGCTGGCGCAGGCCAGCGGTGTGGTGCGCGGCGACGGCTGCCCGTTCGACGACGGCCAGATCCCCTGGGCTGCGGCAGAGAGCACCAGGCCCACCGAACCGCAGGCCTGGTTCACGCCCTGCCATTTCCAGGTCGGCATGGAGCAGGTCACGCTGCTGCCCGGCGAGCAACTGGACCTGTCGGAGGCACATTCGCGCGCGCTGTTCGAAGCCCTGGCGCCGTATTGCGCGGAAGACGGCATCACCCTCACCTTCGTCTCGCCCACGCGCTGGCACGCCCAGGGCGAACCGCTGCGGGGCCTGGCCTGCGCCAGTCTGGACCGCGTGGCCGGCCGCTCGGTGGAGGCCTGGATGGCCGAGAGCACGGCCAACCCCGCGGGCGCCCAGTTGCTCAAGCGGCTGCAGAGCGAAGCGCAAATGCTGTTCTACACACACCCGGTGCACGATGCGCGCGAAGCCGCGCGCCTGCTGCCGGTGAATGGCTTCTGGGTCAGCGGCGCGGGCGCGTTCCTGAAGGCACCCGCGCTGCCAGCCGCTCCCACCGTGTCCGACGCGCTGCGCCGCCCCGCCCTGCAGGCCGACTGGGCCGCGTGGTCGCTGGCCTGGACCACACTCGACCAACACGACATCGCGGCATGGCGCGCGCGCGCCAAGCGCGGCGAACCGCTCACGCTCACGCTCTGCGGCGAACGCACGGCCCAGCGCTGGACCAACACCCACGCGGGCAGCGCGCTGGCGCGTCTGGGCCGCCGCATCTCACACCTGCTGGGCACGCCGCCGGCCTGGAAAACACTGGAAACTCTATGA
- the recJ gene encoding single-stranded-DNA-specific exonuclease RecJ: MKIIVRDVPPRAAWALEQSGMHPLLARLFAARGITTPDELDDALARLLPPSTMLGAQEAARALADARAAGKSICIVADYDCDGATACAVGLRGLRLLGFERVNYLVPDRVTDGYGLTPSIAKRVKAQGADVLVTVDNGIASVEGVRAARELGLDVIVTDHHLPALKNGEVTLPQDCIIVNPNQPGCGFESKSIAGVGVMFYVLLALRAELRERGVYTAQTQPKIDTLLPLVAMGTVADVVRLDANNRRLVSQGLKRVRMGAMPAGMTALFNAAARKPAAATGFDFGFALGPRLNAAGRLADMTLGIECLTTDDGLRADELARTLDGINRERKAIEGDMREQALMMAEEMFDESEEPPPALVVFDPDFHEGVVGIVASRLKDKLHRPTFVFAASGAEGKEHELKGSGRSIAGFHLRDALDLVAKRHPGVLLRFGGHAMAAGCTVDEEHLETFEAALQQVAHEWLDAATLQRRLEADGPLDPKYRRTDVVDTLHKEVWGQGFAPPVFSEEVQVVSQRLVGEKHLALKLKHQGEPVDGIWFGHTDPLPSRVKIAFRLDADEWQGQRRVRFLVEAAEV, encoded by the coding sequence ATGAAGATCATCGTTCGAGACGTGCCCCCACGCGCTGCCTGGGCACTTGAGCAGAGCGGCATGCACCCGCTGCTCGCACGCCTGTTCGCCGCGCGCGGCATCACCACCCCCGACGAGCTGGACGACGCGCTGGCGCGCCTGCTGCCACCCTCCACCATGCTCGGCGCGCAAGAAGCGGCGCGCGCTCTGGCCGATGCCCGGGCGGCCGGCAAATCCATCTGCATCGTGGCCGACTACGACTGCGACGGCGCCACGGCCTGCGCGGTCGGCCTGCGTGGCCTGCGGTTGCTGGGTTTCGAACGGGTGAACTACCTCGTGCCCGACCGCGTGACCGACGGTTACGGCCTCACGCCCTCGATCGCAAAACGTGTGAAGGCGCAGGGCGCGGACGTGCTGGTGACGGTGGACAACGGCATCGCCAGCGTCGAGGGCGTGCGCGCCGCGCGCGAGCTGGGCCTGGACGTGATCGTGACCGACCACCACCTGCCCGCCTTGAAGAACGGCGAGGTCACGCTCCCGCAGGACTGCATCATCGTCAACCCCAACCAGCCCGGCTGCGGCTTCGAGAGCAAGTCGATCGCCGGCGTGGGCGTGATGTTCTATGTGCTGCTGGCGCTGCGCGCTGAGTTGCGCGAGCGCGGCGTGTACACGGCACAGACCCAGCCCAAGATCGACACCTTGCTGCCGCTCGTGGCCATGGGCACCGTGGCCGACGTGGTCCGCCTGGACGCCAACAACCGCCGCCTCGTGTCACAAGGCTTGAAGCGCGTGCGCATGGGCGCGATGCCCGCCGGCATGACGGCGCTGTTCAACGCCGCCGCGCGCAAGCCGGCGGCGGCCACCGGGTTCGACTTCGGTTTTGCCCTCGGCCCGCGCCTGAACGCAGCCGGCCGCCTGGCCGACATGACGTTGGGCATCGAATGCCTTACCACCGACGATGGGTTGCGCGCCGACGAACTCGCGCGCACGCTCGATGGCATCAACCGCGAGCGCAAGGCGATCGAGGGCGACATGCGCGAGCAGGCCTTGATGATGGCCGAGGAGATGTTCGACGAGTCCGAAGAGCCGCCGCCCGCGCTGGTGGTGTTCGACCCGGACTTCCACGAAGGCGTGGTCGGCATCGTGGCCTCGCGTCTGAAGGACAAACTGCACCGGCCCACTTTCGTGTTCGCCGCCAGCGGTGCCGAAGGCAAGGAGCACGAACTCAAGGGCTCGGGGCGCTCGATCGCGGGCTTCCATCTGCGCGACGCGCTCGATCTTGTGGCCAAGCGCCACCCGGGCGTGTTGCTGCGCTTTGGCGGCCACGCCATGGCCGCAGGCTGCACGGTGGACGAGGAACACCTGGAAACTTTCGAAGCCGCTCTGCAGCAGGTGGCGCACGAATGGCTGGACGCCGCCACGTTGCAGCGCCGCCTGGAGGCCGATGGCCCGCTCGACCCGAAGTACCGCCGCACCGACGTGGTGGACACTTTGCACAAGGAGGTGTGGGGCCAGGGCTTCGCGCCGCCGGTGTTCAGCGAAGAAGTGCAGGTGGTGTCGCAGCGTCTGGTGG